The proteins below are encoded in one region of Clostridium pasteurianum DSM 525 = ATCC 6013:
- the queA gene encoding tRNA preQ1(34) S-adenosylmethionine ribosyltransferase-isomerase QueA, which translates to MQLKDFDFDLPEELIAQHPSEKRDECRLMVLNKQTGEIEHKIFKDIIEYLDPKDCLVLNDTRVIPARLIGSKEDSGGKIELLLLKRLNKNTWETLVKPGKKAKVGAKFEFGEGMLKAQVKSIAEEGNRIIEFQYSGIFEEILDKLGQMPLPPYITERLKDREQYQTVYSKNEGSAAAPTAGLHFTEELLDKIRGKGIKIVFLTLHVGLGTFRPVKVDNIQEHHMHSEFYQLSKESADIINKTKEEGGRIISVGTTSTRTLETIGDEQGKVKEASGWTDIFIYPGYKYKVVDGLITNFHLPESTLIMLVSALSNREIIMKAYNTAVREKYRFFSFGDAMFIR; encoded by the coding sequence TTGCAACTTAAAGATTTTGATTTTGATTTACCAGAGGAATTGATAGCACAGCATCCATCAGAAAAGAGAGATGAGTGCAGATTAATGGTATTAAATAAACAGACAGGAGAAATTGAACATAAAATTTTTAAAGATATAATTGAATATTTGGATCCTAAGGATTGTTTAGTTTTAAATGATACAAGAGTTATTCCAGCACGTCTTATAGGGAGTAAAGAAGATAGCGGTGGTAAAATAGAATTGCTTCTGTTAAAGAGATTGAATAAAAATACTTGGGAAACTTTGGTTAAACCTGGCAAAAAAGCTAAAGTAGGGGCAAAATTTGAATTTGGAGAAGGCATGTTAAAGGCCCAGGTGAAATCAATAGCTGAAGAAGGTAATAGAATAATAGAATTTCAGTATAGTGGGATTTTTGAGGAAATTTTAGACAAATTAGGTCAAATGCCTCTCCCACCCTATATAACAGAAAGACTTAAGGATAGAGAGCAATACCAAACGGTGTATTCCAAAAATGAAGGATCTGCAGCAGCACCTACAGCTGGATTACATTTTACAGAGGAGCTTTTAGATAAAATTCGAGGCAAAGGGATAAAAATAGTATTTTTAACATTACATGTGGGATTAGGTACTTTTAGACCTGTAAAAGTAGACAATATTCAAGAACATCATATGCACTCAGAGTTTTATCAGTTGTCAAAGGAAAGTGCAGATATAATAAATAAAACAAAAGAAGAAGGTGGCAGAATTATTTCGGTAGGAACAACTTCCACAAGAACTCTTGAGACTATTGGAGATGAGCAAGGGAAAGTAAAGGAAGCCTCTGGATGGACAGATATATTTATATATCCAGGTTATAAATACAAAGTAGTAGATGGACTTATAACCAACTTTCATCTTCCTGAATCTACTCTTATAATGTTAGTTAGTGCTTTATCTAACAGAGAAATAATAATGAAAGCTTATAATACAGCAGTGAGAGAAAAATATAGATTTTTCAGTTTTGGAGATGCTATGTTTATAAGATGA
- the ruvB gene encoding Holliday junction branch migration DNA helicase RuvB — translation MEERIVSSVNLNEDLDVEYSLRPQRLKEYIGQNKVKEKLSIFVKAAKKRKEALDHVLFYGPPGLGKTTLANIIAREMKGNLKITSGPAIERAGDLAAILTSLSEFDVLFIDEIHRLNRSVEEILYPAMEDYALDIVIGKGAAAKSIRLDLPKFTLIGATTRVGLLTSPLRDRFGVMCPMEFYKDEELKEIIVRSSSILKVGIEEKAALEIARRSRGTPRIANRLLKRVRDYSEVMGNGTIDIPSSEKALELLEIDKEGFDKIDNKILEAIVDNFNGGPVGLETLAYFIGEELDTLDDVYEPYLLQKGFIMRTPRGRVATDKTYKHLNRPISSDRNYTQCSVFKENRK, via the coding sequence ATGGAGGAAAGGATTGTAAGTTCTGTAAATTTAAATGAAGACTTAGATGTAGAATATAGTTTAAGACCCCAAAGATTAAAAGAATATATAGGGCAAAATAAGGTAAAGGAAAAGCTCAGTATATTTGTAAAGGCGGCAAAAAAGAGAAAAGAAGCTTTAGATCATGTTTTATTTTATGGACCTCCGGGACTTGGGAAAACTACTCTTGCAAATATTATTGCAAGGGAAATGAAGGGAAATCTTAAAATAACTTCAGGACCGGCTATAGAAAGAGCTGGAGATTTAGCTGCTATATTGACTAGTCTATCTGAATTTGATGTATTATTTATAGATGAAATTCATAGACTTAATCGAAGTGTGGAAGAGATATTATATCCTGCTATGGAGGATTATGCTTTAGATATAGTTATAGGTAAAGGAGCGGCTGCTAAGTCTATAAGATTAGACTTGCCAAAATTTACTCTAATTGGAGCTACTACTAGAGTTGGACTTTTAACTTCACCTCTTAGGGATAGGTTTGGAGTAATGTGTCCTATGGAGTTTTATAAAGATGAAGAACTTAAAGAGATAATTGTCAGATCATCTTCAATATTAAAAGTAGGTATAGAGGAAAAAGCAGCTCTTGAAATAGCAAGACGTTCTAGGGGAACTCCAAGAATTGCCAATAGGCTTTTAAAGAGAGTTAGAGATTATTCAGAAGTAATGGGAAATGGAACTATTGATATTCCTTCTTCAGAAAAAGCTTTGGAACTATTGGAAATAGATAAAGAAGGTTTTGATAAAATAGATAATAAAATTTTGGAAGCTATAGTTGATAATTTCAATGGTGGGCCAGTAGGACTTGAGACCTTAGCTTACTTTATAGGGGAGGAACTGGATACTTTAGATGATGTTTATGAACCTTATTTACTTCAAAAAGGATTTATAATGAGAACTCCAAGGGGAAGAGTGGCTACAGATAAAACTTATAAGCATTTAAATAGACCTATAAGTTCTGATAGAAATTATACTCAGTGTTCTGTATTTAAGGAAAATAGGAAATAG
- the ruvA gene encoding Holliday junction branch migration protein RuvA: MYTYIKGIFIGIDKDYIIIENNGIGYKIYVSGSTIAAMPKTGEDVLLYLEQIVREDFIGLYGFHTEEERDMFNKLLTINGVGAKACLSLLSISTVNNLKYAVLTGDEKLITRAPGIGKKIAQRIILELKDKFEADEFVAKVTEGSGSEDIFVQERNIAEAMGALISLGYSEKEAEKAIKASDKSESLESIIKECLKFLMN; encoded by the coding sequence TTGTATACATACATAAAGGGTATTTTTATTGGTATAGATAAAGATTACATTATTATAGAAAATAATGGTATTGGATATAAGATATATGTTTCAGGAAGTACTATAGCTGCTATGCCTAAAACAGGAGAAGATGTTCTTCTATACTTAGAGCAAATAGTGAGAGAAGATTTTATTGGGCTCTATGGATTTCATACAGAGGAAGAGAGGGATATGTTTAACAAACTGCTTACAATAAATGGAGTGGGTGCTAAGGCATGTCTGTCTCTTTTATCTATATCTACAGTTAATAATTTAAAGTATGCTGTATTAACGGGAGATGAGAAACTTATAACAAGAGCACCTGGTATAGGTAAAAAAATAGCTCAAAGGATAATTCTTGAATTAAAAGATAAATTTGAAGCAGATGAATTTGTGGCAAAAGTTACTGAAGGCAGTGGATCAGAAGATATTTTTGTACAGGAAAGAAATATAGCTGAGGCTATGGGGGCATTAATATCTTTAGGTTATTCTGAAAAAGAAGCAGAAAAGGCAATTAAAGCTTCTGATAAAAGTGAAAGTTTAGAATCCATAATAAAGGAATGTTTAAAATTTTTAATGAATTGA
- a CDS encoding class I SAM-dependent methyltransferase produces the protein MSDMAKRLNQCRKPAGDTGKVVVEDMNESHFELTGWGLRKVNIQENSKILDIGCGGGRTINRLASLTPKGKVFGIDYSIDCVNWASDYNKDLVAQGKVEIYNATVEKLPFEDEKFDFVSAVETIYFWPDVVDNLKEIKRVLKPSGKILVINEIYKDEKFKDRNDEYVKMGNLKIYTPKEFEELFKKAGYRNVQIEIKEEKNWICSVAEK, from the coding sequence ATGAGTGATATGGCAAAAAGATTAAATCAATGTAGAAAGCCTGCAGGCGATACAGGAAAAGTTGTTGTAGAAGATATGAATGAAAGTCATTTTGAATTGACAGGCTGGGGACTAAGAAAGGTAAATATACAGGAAAATAGTAAGATTTTAGATATAGGCTGTGGTGGAGGAAGAACTATAAATAGGTTAGCTTCTTTAACACCTAAAGGAAAAGTTTTTGGAATTGATTATTCAATAGATTGTGTAAATTGGGCTAGTGATTACAATAAGGATCTTGTAGCTCAAGGAAAGGTGGAAATCTATAATGCTACTGTAGAAAAACTTCCTTTTGAAGATGAAAAATTTGATTTTGTGTCTGCAGTGGAAACTATTTACTTTTGGCCAGATGTAGTAGATAATCTTAAGGAAATAAAAAGAGTTTTAAAACCATCAGGAAAAATTCTTGTAATAAATGAAATATATAAGGATGAAAAGTTTAAAGATAGAAATGATGAGTATGTAAAAATGGGAAATCTTAAAATATATACTCCTAAAGAATTTGAAGAGTTATTTAAAAAGGCTGGTTATAGGAATGTACAGATAGAAATAAAAGAAGAAAAAAATTGGATTTGTTCAGTTGCAGAAAAATAA
- a CDS encoding TatD family nuclease-associated radical SAM protein: MIITYEVKDNLYVNVTNKCSNACDFCVRNLKDAFQNDLWLEKEPSSEEVIKDIFSRNLSKYKQLVFCGFGEPLENIDVVIEVCKKVKEKANIPIRINTNGQANKIHNYDVTPRFQYIVDSVSISLNARNAKEYDHICHSIFGEEAFNYILDFTKKCRKIVKDVQLSVVDCLPPEHIEECKKIADSLGVNFKIRKEIK; encoded by the coding sequence ATGATTATTACATATGAAGTAAAAGATAACCTCTATGTTAATGTAACAAATAAATGTTCAAATGCCTGTGATTTTTGTGTGAGAAATCTTAAAGATGCTTTCCAGAATGATTTATGGCTTGAAAAGGAGCCAAGTTCAGAGGAAGTAATAAAGGATATATTTTCAAGAAACCTTAGCAAATATAAACAATTGGTGTTTTGTGGATTTGGAGAGCCACTTGAAAATATTGATGTAGTAATTGAAGTCTGTAAAAAGGTTAAAGAAAAAGCTAATATACCTATAAGGATAAATACTAATGGTCAGGCAAATAAAATTCATAACTATGATGTTACACCTAGATTTCAATATATTGTAGATAGTGTATCTATAAGTTTAAATGCCAGAAATGCTAAAGAATATGATCACATATGCCATAGTATATTTGGGGAAGAAGCTTTTAATTATATTTTAGATTTTACTAAGAAATGTAGAAAAATTGTTAAAGATGTACAACTCTCTGTAGTGGATTGTTTACCTCCAGAACACATTGAAGAGTGTAAAAAGATTGCAGACAGCTTAGGAGTAAATTTTAAAATAAGAAAAGAAATTAAATAA
- a CDS encoding 4Fe-4S binding protein, protein MLKRIRNYNWKLHKIKIIRIILQIIFLILFPGLFSLIFSEIKNVYLEIIKGNFNFIQMYPNLIEIITIAIMTIFLGRFFCGFICAFGTLNDLIYLSIKKVFKINFKLDRQADSILKYAKYVILMLIIIFSWTMKSKIFKISNPWEAFAGIIEFWSINSSLILGFIVLVFILIGSALIERFFCRYLCPLGALFVLSSKIAPFKISKLKERCGSCRICTDNCSMGLSLYKFNSIHNGECINCLKCVEICPRKNIKTDIFNKNINATVVSLVAIVSFGVIYFANGMAGAAVNKNYIAMEATVNTVQSKKSLNKVKYKDGIYTGNSSIYVKPNVQVSVTIKDGKIVDIKAKQTEGTQGYYEKVINIIPNEIIKAQSTEVDVVSGASASSEGIIVSTQEALEKAKIK, encoded by the coding sequence ATGTTAAAAAGAATTAGAAATTACAATTGGAAATTACATAAAATAAAAATAATAAGAATTATTTTACAAATTATATTTTTGATATTATTTCCAGGACTATTTTCATTAATATTTAGTGAAATAAAAAATGTATATTTGGAAATTATTAAAGGTAATTTTAATTTTATACAGATGTATCCTAATTTAATTGAAATTATAACCATTGCAATTATGACTATATTTTTAGGAAGATTTTTTTGTGGATTTATTTGTGCTTTTGGAACATTAAATGATTTAATTTATCTATCAATAAAAAAGGTATTTAAGATTAATTTTAAATTAGATAGACAAGCAGATTCTATTTTGAAATACGCAAAATATGTGATTTTAATGCTTATAATAATTTTTTCATGGACGATGAAAAGTAAAATTTTTAAGATTAGTAATCCTTGGGAGGCTTTTGCTGGAATAATTGAATTTTGGAGTATTAACAGTAGTTTAATTTTAGGGTTTATAGTTTTAGTATTTATATTAATTGGATCTGCATTAATTGAGAGATTTTTTTGCAGATATCTATGTCCCTTAGGTGCTTTATTTGTATTAAGCTCTAAAATAGCACCTTTTAAAATTAGTAAATTAAAAGAAAGATGTGGCAGTTGTAGAATTTGTACAGATAATTGTTCTATGGGATTATCATTATATAAGTTTAATAGTATTCATAATGGTGAGTGTATAAATTGTTTGAAATGTGTAGAAATATGTCCTAGAAAAAATATAAAAACAGATATATTTAATAAAAATATTAATGCAACAGTAGTGAGTTTAGTTGCTATAGTTAGTTTTGGAGTGATATATTTTGCTAATGGTATGGCCGGTGCAGCTGTAAATAAAAATTATATAGCTATGGAAGCAACGGTGAATACAGTTCAAAGCAAAAAGTCATTAAATAAAGTTAAGTATAAAGATGGTATTTATACGGGAAATTCTTCTATTTATGTTAAACCTAATGTACAAGTTTCGGTAACCATTAAAGATGGAAAAATTGTAGATATTAAAGCAAAACAAACGGAGGGCACACAAGGATACTATGAAAAAGTCATAAATATAATACCAAATGAAATAATAAAAGCCCAATCAACAGAAGTGGACGTAGTATCTGGAGCTAGTGCAAGTTCTGAGGGGATTATTGTAAGTACACAAGAAGCATTAGAAAAAGCCAAAATTAAATGA
- a CDS encoding ABC transporter ATP-binding protein: MSEIIENVHEEREDNDYKVTIKNIKKSYTVISDEGKTDEEFLALENFNLQIKKGEFITIVGPSGCGKSTFLDILAGLSKPTSGEIYIDGKLITGPDLDRGIILQGYALFPWLNVTQNIEFGLEIKGISKAKRKEISAKFINLVGLDKFKNRYPHELSGGMKQRVAIARALAYDPEVLLMDEPFAAVDAQTRESLQEELLIIWEKTNKTIVFITHSIEEAIFLADRVVVMSSNPGKIEEIIKISLRRPRNTSDVINSKEFSKIWNLLHNNKPNNKTNEKASLKVSL, from the coding sequence ATGAGCGAAATAATTGAAAACGTACATGAAGAAAGAGAAGATAATGATTACAAAGTTACCATTAAAAATATAAAAAAATCCTATACTGTAATATCAGATGAAGGAAAAACAGATGAAGAATTTTTAGCATTGGAAAATTTCAATTTACAGATAAAAAAAGGTGAATTTATAACTATAGTTGGGCCTAGTGGTTGCGGTAAATCTACTTTCTTAGATATTTTAGCTGGATTATCTAAACCTACTTCTGGTGAAATATATATTGACGGCAAATTAATAACAGGTCCAGACCTTGATAGAGGAATTATTCTTCAGGGATATGCATTATTTCCATGGCTAAATGTAACACAAAACATTGAATTTGGACTTGAAATAAAAGGAATTTCAAAAGCTAAAAGAAAAGAAATAAGTGCTAAATTTATTAATTTAGTAGGATTGGATAAGTTTAAGAATAGATATCCTCATGAATTATCAGGCGGTATGAAACAAAGAGTGGCAATTGCCAGGGCCCTCGCCTATGATCCGGAAGTTTTACTTATGGATGAACCCTTTGCAGCTGTAGATGCTCAAACCAGAGAATCACTGCAGGAAGAATTATTAATTATTTGGGAAAAGACAAATAAAACTATTGTATTTATAACGCATAGTATTGAAGAAGCAATATTTCTAGCAGATAGAGTAGTAGTAATGTCTTCTAACCCCGGCAAGATTGAAGAAATTATTAAAATAAGTTTACGAAGACCTCGAAATACTTCTGATGTAATAAACTCTAAAGAATTTTCTAAGATATGGAACCTTCTTCACAATAATAAGCCTAACAATAAGACAAATGAAAAAGCTTCCCTGAAAGTTTCTCTATAA
- a CDS encoding ABC transporter permease, translated as MSETKINYSYYIWRYSGVALFLILWEFFSRVGVLNPQFIPPFSKILGQIYILWFNNALFTNIMVSLWRVLLGLIIASIIAIPLGFLLGGWFSDIADWMDPLFRIFGQVNPFSLMPIFILFFGMGETAKLAVVAWVCIWPVLYNTILGARSADKLIIKTAVSMNVSNWQLFRKVLLPSAEPSIFAGLRVGAEMSFFMLIAAEMIGASAGLGWLFHNASMNNQIPRMYSAGLFIVFFGVILNRSLIYVQNKLFFWKEAEHGFSFSKVNKSSTKFGKFQISALTILIILIIGIGSYEVNYANTVEFSSKYSNSNAPGHMDHMDMNNKKDSNNTNTTNTDNKTNSDHMNMDNHNKVDGSSKNMQDDSSNHMNMNDSNKSSHMNMDK; from the coding sequence ATGAGTGAAACAAAGATAAATTATAGTTATTATATATGGAGATATAGTGGAGTTGCATTATTTTTAATTCTGTGGGAATTTTTTTCTCGAGTTGGTGTTTTAAATCCTCAATTTATCCCACCCTTTTCAAAAATCCTAGGACAAATTTATATCTTATGGTTTAACAATGCCTTATTTACAAATATTATGGTAAGTTTATGGAGAGTCTTATTGGGACTTATTATAGCTTCTATTATTGCAATACCTCTGGGGTTCTTACTCGGTGGTTGGTTCAGCGATATTGCTGATTGGATGGATCCACTTTTTAGAATATTTGGGCAAGTAAATCCTTTTTCATTAATGCCTATATTCATACTTTTTTTTGGAATGGGTGAAACTGCAAAACTTGCAGTAGTTGCCTGGGTATGTATATGGCCGGTTTTATATAATACTATATTAGGTGCTAGAAGTGCAGATAAGCTTATAATAAAAACTGCTGTTTCCATGAATGTATCTAACTGGCAGTTGTTCAGGAAAGTACTTTTACCATCAGCTGAGCCTTCAATTTTTGCTGGCCTTAGAGTTGGAGCGGAGATGTCCTTTTTTATGTTGATTGCAGCAGAAATGATAGGTGCAAGTGCAGGATTAGGATGGCTTTTTCATAATGCTTCCATGAATAATCAGATTCCTCGCATGTATTCAGCTGGTTTATTTATTGTGTTTTTTGGAGTTATATTAAATAGATCTTTAATATATGTTCAAAACAAGTTGTTTTTTTGGAAGGAAGCAGAGCACGGTTTTAGCTTTTCTAAAGTAAACAAGTCAAGTACTAAATTTGGTAAATTTCAAATTTCAGCATTGACTATATTAATAATTTTAATTATAGGTATTGGAAGCTATGAAGTTAATTATGCCAATACTGTAGAATTTAGCAGTAAATATAGTAATAGTAATGCTCCTGGTCATATGGATCATATGGATATGAATAATAAGAAAGATTCCAATAATACAAATACCACAAACACTGATAATAAAACTAATTCTGATCATATGAATATGGATAATCATAACAAAGTTGATGGTTCCTCTAAAAACATGCAAGATGATAGTTCAAACCATATGAATATGAATGATAGTAATAAATCTAGCCATATGAACATGGATAAATAA
- a CDS encoding ABC transporter permease has product MSKKKNDTFYKFLIIFIFLSIWEISSKLEILDPQFVPSFSSILITLWTMLLSQNLMLSVAISVQRALLGLAISIIIGIPLGFLLGGWFSKLDLIAEPVIEIFSQINPFLLFHVFILILGIGESTKVSVIAWTCIWPIMFNTVYGIRNMDALILKEARSFGLGRWKLFHKVVIPAILPSIFVGLRISAGYSFFMLIAAEMMGASSGLGWLLLSYQQTYDIKRIFATALVIAFLGLITDIIIKAIQNRFVVNTLIEEKN; this is encoded by the coding sequence ATGTCAAAGAAAAAAAATGATACTTTTTATAAATTTTTGATTATATTCATATTCCTTTCAATATGGGAAATCAGCAGTAAATTAGAAATACTAGACCCTCAATTTGTTCCATCTTTTTCCAGTATACTGATAACTCTATGGACCATGCTTCTTTCTCAAAACCTCATGCTAAGTGTTGCTATAAGTGTACAGAGGGCTTTACTTGGACTTGCTATTTCAATTATAATCGGTATACCGTTAGGATTTTTACTTGGAGGCTGGTTTTCCAAATTGGACCTAATAGCAGAGCCTGTTATAGAGATTTTTTCTCAAATTAATCCATTTCTATTGTTTCACGTTTTTATTTTAATTCTAGGTATTGGAGAAAGTACTAAAGTAAGTGTTATTGCGTGGACATGCATATGGCCCATAATGTTTAACACAGTTTACGGCATCAGAAATATGGATGCCTTAATATTAAAAGAAGCCAGATCCTTTGGACTTGGCAGATGGAAATTATTTCATAAAGTTGTTATACCAGCAATCTTACCCTCAATCTTTGTGGGGCTTAGAATTAGTGCAGGTTATTCATTTTTTATGCTTATAGCAGCAGAAATGATGGGAGCCAGTTCAGGACTTGGATGGCTGCTTTTAAGCTATCAGCAAACCTATGATATAAAGAGGATATTTGCAACAGCACTTGTAATAGCTTTTCTTGGGCTAATTACAGACATTATAATAAAAGCTATTCAAAACAGATTTGTAGTTAATACACTTATCGAAGAAAAAAATTAA